The DNA region aacaatttgattttttgacgtaCAAATGCATAGCTGAACTGGAAGACaaaaaactgtaaacaaatACCTAAAGCCAAACAGTTTTtcggtcgatttttttttgcaagacttATTTTATATCCTCATAATGTGATGAGAACTCAATTTGACTACCTAATCATATAGGATTTTGAATTAGGCCACCGAAATTCCGGTCAGAGGCCGTACAGCTCTCTTCAACAATCACGTGTGAAATATTTTCCCTTCTTTCCACAGTGCAACATCTTTTGAGTGAAATCATTACTATAAATAACCAAAACCAGAGATTATTCAAAACTAAATCTGAACCAGTCATGTCAGTCTCAAAATTGGATGAAACACAGTTTTGAATCAAATCGCGATGCTATATAAGTGCCTTTTGCTCGTTGTAAGAACTGATCGAATTGGGCAAAGGTGGAGCTGAAACATATAAATACGCTGAGAATCCTCTTTGGAATAGGAACCTGAAGCAAACGGATGCAAaacaattcgattttttttagaaaagaaagTGGAAAACTATTTATTCGACTCGACTTGATCGTTGAATGCTGACTTAGCGCGTCTGTCGTTATCATCGTTATGCAGAGACCATCAGTGAACGAACACAAAGTTGAAACGAACGTGTGTCAAGCTCGAAACTCAAGCAGCCGCGTGACGCGAATGGACATGCTCTTTcactttttctttcttttttgcttGAAGCGAATGTATTCATTTGAATGCAAGCATGGGAAAGGTGATCGGAATTTTGGTAGAATTCAAACAAATAAACTAAGTGCTAATGATAGAGGTGATGTGAGTCAAACggctgtgtgagtgactttgcgctGCGCTCGTGCATCAACGAAAGCAGAATGTCAAAGTCAGGTTGACGCAGTGAAGGGGAATCGAAtagtacaaaaaattaaaatacaacaaagaagATTCTTTGCTAATATTTGAAATAGCGCCATGTCTCACGCAATGCTTTTTATAATGACTTTATTTGAACAATGAAGTACCAATTGAAAGCTGATGATAAATATCAAGAAAAATAGCAAAGCTGCAACTATCCAGTACAAAACAGTATTCCAGAAAATCCTACTTTAGTTTGGCGTCAGTGTGttggtcaattcaaaaaccaaaacagtgtcaaaaagttatacttttcgaaaaaagaactGAGAgtatgaacttttcaacactcgaATGAATTACATCGATAAGTAAACCCAAACGGTGGTCGCATCTTTTTGTTGCAAatcggcatgaaagtatatcagaatctgcacgAAAACTCTCCAAATGCATTCTTTGCGATTTAGGGGTATGGCAactttgcccgttaccgacaattatcgacattaccgacggctgttTGATagtattgtagaaaaaaaattaacagaacgaggattgaatcaATCAACTTCGTGTGTGTTGATCTGACatgctaccaccgcgccatggagcGCTTGATAACATGATAGCGACAGAACACAAACATATTCTTCTTTGTCAAGGATGGGTTAAAAGATCACACGGGCAAAATTGATATACGAACTCTGTTATAAGATGTAACATTTTATGAAGCAAATCCACTATGAcagatttttatatatattttttctgtggGTGTAGTAGTATTCAATTATCgtatttccaattttccaaaatttatctCGCCGGTGCCGGTTGTTTAGTGGTAAGCGTAGTTGTCTCTCACACAATTATCATGCCCGTAAATTCATCTCCCAACTTCACTACGTGAGATTCTCAAGAATTGCCAGTCTCTATCGCGTGTTTTCCCATGTGACATTCTATTTTCCTCTCTCAGTCCCATATACACAATCAATCTGTAATCTGTGGTCAATCCTCCAAGAAAACAAAAGAATTTTCGGCGAGTGTTCGTGAAAAACGAAAAAGAAGGAGTGATAGAAAGAGAATGCTCAGGCTGGCATTCATATTTTGGTGCAAGAATCTACAAATGATAGTTTTTCTATctctcgctcaaagattttcttATTCACGCTCGGATTCCATCACTGTCGAATATACACAGTAGGGCAGTGTCATACTAAAGGGTAAAATATCGTACACCCACAGTAGGGCAGCGACTTCCGAGAgaatcagggatggaataatcgcaaaaaaaatctttttcgcttAGGAATTTCTTTACTCGCGAAAGAGAGGAGGCGAaaaacgcaaaagaaaatcgcttccGAACTTTCTCGAGGAAAACCAATCAGGTGAAGATTTTGTGAACTTGCTTGTTAGCACCACTCAAATAAATTGATGtcgttttgtttacacacattgcccatcaacTAAAAATGTCatgttacttttttattttttttttgtctttgtcagacttttttcggagttattggaggttactgtcggaaggagattctcttcccctgaggacactgtgagtgattttgcttgttcgcgtccaaccacccccttttggcccttcatacgacagtaatttgaagatgctccctttgtttctgagccactgtaattctaggcaaccgctacataggtcatccttgtggccctgttggttatcacatcaaatcaaaatcaaatcaaatgagCGTCAAAAGATTTGTTATTGATGTTGATTCTTTCATAGCTGTAAGAAAAAAGCTACTGTGAACGGACGCAGAGAATAAATTCCGAGTTTGGTAAAAAAATGCCGATATCGAGAATCAAATGAGCGAACGATCACTATTTCTTGGTGGATCCTTCGcgagagttttttttctagattttggttgagctacacagaaaaaaaataatgtaaatttggaagctgtaattttggaaggttaaatattacctcttttatgatgtaattttacctcaatttagactgaaaaagtgacattacaccagaaaagtggtaaaattacacatttccagaggtaaaattacaccttttttctgacataaaagatgtaccccttcccagatgtcatattaccatgatttttttttctgtgtattcttTGAACATTTACGGAGATTTTATTTGAGTAGAGTAAATCAGACCTcctttgtttaaattttctgaatgaATTTTTGTCTATATGTTACTTATaagtcataaaaaaaagttgttttattgATTTATACTGGGTTGCTCACTTTCATAACACAAATGCATTACATTGCTCTCTACGCTAACGAGAATTTCGTGGCCGCGGTGTCAAATCGACAAATTGTATATTTCTCTCTTTGtccaattgtcaaattgtcaaattgtcaaattgtcaaattgtcaaattgtcaaattgtcaaattgtcaaattgtcaaattgtcaaattgtcaaattgtcaaattgtcaaattgtcaaattgtcaaattgtcaaattgtcatattgtcaaattgtcaaattgtcatattgtcaaattgtcaaattgtcaaattgacaaattgacaaattgacaaattgacaaattgacaaattgacaaattgacaaattgacaaattgacaaattgacaaattgaaaaattgacaaattgacaaattgacaaattgacaaattgacaaattgtcaaattgtcaaattgtcaaattgtcaaattgtcaaattgacaaattgacaaattgacaaattgacaaattgacaaattgacaaattgaaaaattgacaaattgacaaattgacaaattgacaaattgacaaaatgtcAAATACTTCAACACTGACGTGTGAGATGCAACTGCCCTTCGAGTGTTTACGTTCTTGGTCaatgaaattgaaacatttcttttttttgtgaatgtaTGCGTGAATTTTCGAGAACGATCAAATCGGGAGAAATTTCCGCGTGATTTCAACGATGTCccttgctttgctttgcttttactgctcgtacaacctccgggtcatgagctgtctccagatgcgctgccactggactcggtcctgggctgctactctccaattccgctgcggaactcccacactttccagatcttcctccacttggttcaaccaccgtgcacgttgcgcccccctccgccgcgttccaaccggctccgaattgaacaccaacttcaccggattgattgtctggttcggttggcgcgcatccagcgcgtccggcattctcgcgacgtgtccggcccaccgaattcggccagccttggcgaccttccgaatacttggcttgccgtagagttgcgccagctcgtggttcatccttctcctccatacagtgttctcacgcacgccgccaaagatcgtcctaagcactcgtcgctcgaaaacttcaagtgcttgcaggtcctcctcgagcatcgtccacgtctcgtgcccgtagaggacgacgggtcttatcagcgtttcgtacatggtacactttgtacgccgggaaaggtgaccagaccgtaaggtcttgtggagtccgtagtaggcacgactaccggtgatgatgcgcctccgaatttctctgctgcagttgttgtccgacgtaaccaacgatccgaggtaaacaaactcctccacaacctcgaactcgtcgccgtcgatcgtcacgctcggtcctatgcgagtcctaagggactcggttcctcctgccagcagatacttcgtcttcgcaacattcaccttcaatccaaccttatccgcttcccgcttcaattcggtgtaccgcctggccacctcctcgaacgttctgccgacaatgtccatgtcgtcggcatagcagatgaactggctggatcggttgataatcgtgccccgcatgttgaagcccgcccgcctcataacaccttcaagcccaatgttgaaacagaggccggagataccgtcgccttgtcgcagtcccttgcgcgattcgatcgggtcggacatcgccccgaaatcttcacgctgcaccgcgccccgtccatcgtcgatttcaccagtctgatcagcttcccgggaaagccgttctcgtacatgatcttccatagctcttcgcgatcgaccgagtcgtacgcggctttgaaatcgatgaacaggtggtgcgtcgggatctggtactcgcgacatttttggaggatttggcgtagcaaaaagatttggtccgtcgtcgatttcccctccacaaaaccggcttggtacggcccaacgaaatcctttgctcgctccgacagacgacagaagatgatctgagacagcactttgtaggccgcgttgagaatagtgatggctcgatagttctcacattccaacttgtcccccttcttgtagatcgggcatattactccctctttccactcctccggtagctgttctgtgtcccagaccttgacaatcagccggtgtagacaggccgccagcttgtccgggcccatcttgatgagttcagcaccgataccatccttacccgctgctttgttgttcttcagcttcttgatggcatccttaacctccctcatcgtgggtgctggctcgtcctcgccgtccaccataccgctgacgtcgtttcccccgtcgtcctggtactccgcctctgggccgttcaggtgctcatcgaagtgctgcttccacctttcgatcacctcacgctcgtccgtcaagattcctccgtccttatcccggcacatttcggctcgcggcatgaagccagtccgggattgactgagtttcttgtagaacttacgcgtttcgttggagcgatacagctgttccatatcctggcactccaactcttccaggcggcgcttcttgtcccgaaagagatgggtttgctgtcttcgcaactgtttgtacgactccttgttcccacgggtgttgtgcagcagccacttgtcccgcgctgctttcttctcgtcccaaatcgtctgacattcctcgtcgaaccagccgttccgtcgaactcggtccacgtacccgatggcgctcgatgccgctgcgttgatggctgcttccatatgactccagcaggcctccagaggggcttcggcaagctcaccctcgtcaggcaacgcagcttcgagttcccgcgcgtactgggtcAACGATGTCCCACACAACTCAAATTGGGAGGGCCACCCTCACAGATTTCTCGTTTGCGTGGATAGTCCCTagtgacactttttttttgaaaggtgaaCTTTCTGGAAAATCAttcccttctggattattcTCGATTTCATTGGTAGGTTTTCAAACAAGCACGAAGCAAAACGTTCATCGTTTGTGCAAAACGAGAGAGGATTGAGAGAAAAAATACCATTTCCGGTCTCTTTTCGCTCAATTCTCTCCCATTTATCATCGAATTCCTTCATTTTCTTGACATTCGCGTCCTACTTCCTACTCCCTGATTCCTGTTTGTGTCATTTTACATGCATTCGAGTTCATCGCTCATCCATTTGAGTTCATTGTAAGTGCTCGTTTGAAAACCTACCAATAAAATCGAGAATATTATCTCGGCCATCTCGGGATTTATCCCTTCCATTCGTTCACAGTACCTCTTTACTACCGAACCATTCTCTTTATATTCTCGTAGGCCGatacccagttctgggtgtacaaATGGCCTCCTACCTACTGAGAATTTTGGTTCGAGTCacgagtcgatctggctcgagatcgagcctgaatcgagtcggGGCTCGAGTCAAAATTCCCAGTGGGCATCGCTGAGTGCATCGGTCaatcctgtgtgtgtgtgtgtggtccaatccaatacccgctaaccggtagcgatattatgggaaagtatagtttgtatcagactttgtatatgccgaatgctgatacaacttatctcagtcccgggtattaggtggtgatagccctcgcgctgcttccagagctccttgcggtccaattccgaggtcgctgggcattgttcgaccccgcctaaacatagaagcaagcatctgaaggaaactcgatctatatttagacttccaatcccgtcaggcaaatcagggatcagcgcgtatttaatatgagaagataacatgtttcaacactacggatcatttcactgctagagtgtaaaccttctgatggccgactgcttagcgtcccagaccaccaatccaaaggcgtgagttcgaatcccgcctGATTcctttttcgtttttgttcatattcaaagttcaaattcctgattccaaatttcaaaggtaccgaccgggatttgatccctgaaccttctgctcgtggggcagaagccgtaaccattaagccacggagccggctGAGTGCATCGGTCAATCCTCCACTCAAAATTCTATCGAAATTCCAGTTTTAATGTTCACTATCATAAACCATGATGGTCGGTTGTTCTGGACTGATCCTTGTCCTCCAGGCTATCTGCTTGCAAGAGATGTTACTACTCGCATATCAGGATTCACCGACTGGGACTCCACAGTCCTGACAGAATTTACAAATCCATAACTGTCAACTTCTTCGCTCTGATCAGGACAGGTCAAGACCCAACGGATATGTCATCGCCAAACACCCAAACTGAACGTCGCACGCCCAAGTGCTTATCCGTGGGGCACACGAGGTTACTTCTCGTCCGCTATTACGTGTCACGCAGCCCTAACTCAAACGGCACTCCTAACAAGAACGTGGCCATACCACGTGACAAGAGGAcacattcttgtttttttttgcacttccCGTAGTCGGTCATCCATAGGGGTCTGCTAAAGCCTTGGGTCAAAGGGGCCCATCAACGGAAGTCCCTAAAACGGCCTCGTAGGGAATCCCGCTATTTTTTTCTCGCCGCACCTGAACTGGAAAAACAAATAACACGTATAGTGGTATAGTGGTTACTCACGCAGACTTGAACGATACTGCAGAATATCTTTCCAGGATCGTTCCACTGCCACCTGCGGCGATCTGAACGCGTACAACAGCTGGTTCCAGTTCCAGAACGGAAAGACCATTCAGGAAAACCGACACCACCGAGCTGTAGAAGCTTACAAACACTTTGCTTGAATTTACACTAGAGCCCCACAATCTCTCGGCGTTGGGACCTCCGATATAAAAGTCTTCTTTCTGTACGACGCGGTCCATAATCCGGAACATCCCTAAAATTACTCGAAACATTCTGAAAGCAAACCTTTGATTGTAAACAAATGAGTAACAAACTTGCTTTCATGGTAACTATGGCTGCGCCGCGACGCCACCCGTTGACAGAGGGgaaaatcaacaacaaacagTGGTTCTCAAATGGTGGAAtcaatgtatggaaaaatgaaATCTTCCTCcgtttgaacaactttttctgCAACGCGGTTGAatgaatcaacatttttatttcgtcTGTACCTCCGTAAGATTTTGACGATTCTAAAGAGCCTATACATGCCTAAGAAAAAATGAACCGATTTGTAGACACCTACATTCTACTCCAATTTCTACCAAAAAATAGCgcaattttaccaatttcaacAACAGGTTTCAAATAGAAAGAGTGCTCAAATCTCTACATGCAACCTTTCTACATGttcaaaattgatcaatttagGTGACCCGATGATTTCAAAGCATTTCATTCAGCCATTTTTGAGTTCTGGGGTCAAACGTGGAAGAAAAGCTCGTAGCAGATTTTCCGCCTCCGGTGGTCTCTTAAATACTGTCATTTCACAGAATAAGAGGACCATATTCTTATCTCTTGCTAAATTTCGCTCTGCATGCAGTGAATCGCCGAATCCTCCGATAGTTCATCAaatgaagattctgaaaaaatggttttgattattaaacaaaataaaattaattaatttcattGTATCAACTTACCATGTCTGCTGTACGGAGACGATTTCGAGGACACAActgtattgttgttgttgttgttgtgattgATGCTGCCAAATCCAGAACTTCCCGAACCGCCCGAATGTCCGTGCATCGGCGGTCCCGGACCCATGTGCATCGGTCCGTGACCTACGTTGGCCTGCTGAAACGTGTACGATAGCTGCAGGTTGATGTGTCGGGCGAACGGATTCATGTCACCGTTGGAAGGAACTGTTGAGAGAAAGCTTAGTTGAAGAACTGTTCATAGCTCTATGTGCTGAACTACTTTACCTTGAACGTGCTTCTTCTGGCGAGCTCGTGAGTTCTGGAACCACACCTGGGTGACCCGTTTGCTCAGTCCCGTCACCGAAGCTATCCGCTCCAGATCCTGCCCGTCGGGATTGCTGTCGATGTTGAAGTTGGCCTGCAGAATCTGCAGCTGCTCCTCGGTGAAGGTCGTCCGGACACGTTTGCTTTTGTTACTCTTCTGTAAGCCATCCGCTTCACAGCCATCTAGAATAAAGGTCATTACGAAGGTTCAGAACTTGATCCTGGTAGACCTTCCCCCTCGAAATCCTCACCATCGCTGGACGTTCCGCAGTCGAAAAACTCCGAGTAGTGCTTCTTGCACAGCACCTTATCGTCGGCCAGCGCAAACTGCTCCCCGGTGGACAACTGGCGGCCGCAGCTGTCGCACGCGAAGCACGCCAGGTGGAAGATCATCTTCCGGGCCCGCCGGACCCAGTCCGAGGCGGAGATGCTGCGGCTGCAGCGGGCACACTTGGCGCCGAACGTGCTGGAAATGGCATAAGAAATATCTTAATGGTctattacactcaacccccggtggttggtcactttttcgtttgacacttttttagtttgtaccccgttggttggtcaaagtcaaactaaaaagtgacgaactgtcactttttacacgacgctcacgcacactatcaaaacaaacgtttggtagtgtgtgtgaactccgtgtaaaaggagtgtcaaactaaaaagtgaccccgttcgtttgacaacagttagtgtcaaaccatcggggtttgagtgtattattgcttagtacactcaaaccccgatggtttgacaccaactgttgtcaaacgaacggggtcactttttagtttgacaccccttttacacggagttcactcacactatcaaacgtttgttttgatagtgtgagtgagcgccgtgtaaaaagtgacagttcgtctctttttagtttgactttgtcaaaccaacggggtacaaactaaaaaagtgtcaaacaaaaaagtgaccaaccaccgggggttgagtgtaatattatttagaacacatttttgaatcccctgattttatcaaaaatatttgaaaggaaatatttcaacatttttgtcaAGATTTTTGTCTTTCTTCAATTATACtttcaacaaaacaaacaaattcatTCAACAGACACTTTCATTTCATAATGTTCTTAATTAATCATtcaaaccagggctgtggagtcggagtcggagtcggagccggagtcggtggagtcgggtctttttggggacctggagtcggagtcggagtcggagtcgtcaaaactcaaacagctggagtcggagtcggagccggagtcggctaaattttaagagctggagtcggagtcggagtcggagccgaagatttctgataacccggagtcggagtcggagtcggagtcggagttatcttaaattcaacaaaaaatatgattttttattgttcagtatttcctatgtAACAGCATAATTCATAaaacttttcatattttttattattttttacgtcgtatcagatgccattatgtttttgaagctaTTTATTGTGATaggaaagctctaattgtgttatttcactaaaatcactaaatgataacctcttacccaagtatgtagtatcataatttaaaaaataataaaaaatattggttatgtagtcagacatatCTTATTAATTCTTGACTTcttccttttgcctatatttatgtgccctttcaatccaaatttgaccaaatttcatccagtcatcttttaccccgatagcgaatgtcttggaggttttaagttgaataattttttaggaaaaaaattacgaggtacataaaaagattaaaaaagtaatcactgtttttggaaATCCAACAAGAGTAACTGAcagtaacaaataatcaacgtaATAACAAtgtcttacttggaactcaacatgcgcattttgtttataacttagtacaagaaaatcaaagtgttgcatttaaaataattaaaactaacaaaaaatatcaaaagaagttgtaactaatttttaaataatcattgaatgttgatgttgatgttgatttaagataaactattttgatatcgttgcaaattatcgttgaacaaatctcaagatttcagtacaaaaatgaactaataaaaaaatgtatagaacaaaatataggatttaaatttatttttcaaatattattaaaaaaacaaaatcaaaatattatcaacctgtaagaatttttttcatactgtatgtcccacgTCAATATGACGGATGCTTATTatcattgggtaattctccgccaactcacacagcagttgccccgaccccttttcgatttgcgtgaaactttgtcctaaggggtaacttttgtccctgatcacgaatccgaggtccgttttttgatatctcgtgacggaggggcggtacgacccctttcatttttgaacatgcgaaaaaagaggtgtttttcaataatttgcagcctgaaacggtgatgagatagaaatttggtgtcaaagggacttttatgtaaaaatagacgctcgatttgacggcgtactcagaattccgaaaaaacgtatttttcatcgaaaaaaacactaaaaaagttttaaaaattctcccattttccgttactcgactgtaaaaatttttggaacatgtcattttatgggaaatttaatgtacttttcgaatctacattgacccagaagggtcattttttcatttaaaacaaaatttttcattttaaaatttcgtgttttttctaactttgcagggttattttttagagtgttgcAATGTTCCATAAAGTTGTAGATtagaggggtttgcttataaacatcacgagttatcgcgattttacgaaaaaaagttttgaaaaagttggtcgtcatcgatcatggccgttcatggtcacccgcgacagacacggacgacgaaacaaagagaaacgcaaaaagtaactttttcaaaatattttttcgtaaaatcgcgataactcgtaatgtttataagcaaaccccttatgtctatatatcaaaatgtttataattgtctgctctacaactttgtagaacattgttacactctaaaaaataaccctgcaaagttagaaaaacacgaaattttaaaatgaaaaattttgttctaaatgaaaaaatgacccttctgggtcaatgtagattcgaaaagtacattaaatttcccataaaatgacatgttccaaaatgttttacagtcgagtaacggaaaatgggagaatttttaaaacttttttagtgtttttttcgatgaaaaatacgttttttcggaattctgagtacgccatcaaat from Culex quinquefasciatus strain JHB chromosome 3, VPISU_Cqui_1.0_pri_paternal, whole genome shotgun sequence includes:
- the LOC6034576 gene encoding LIM/homeobox protein Awh — protein: MCAIAVAGAVTTTSVERQKMKKELRSCTACGEPISDQYLLDVGGCSWHSACLRCCICHTPLDQQPSCFLRDRQIYCKADYASTFGAKCARCSRSISASDWVRRARKMIFHLACFACDSCGRQLSTGEQFALADDKVLCKKHYSEFFDCGTSSDDGCEADGLQKSNKSKRVRTTFTEEQLQILQANFNIDSNPDGQDLERIASVTGLSKRVTQVWFQNSRARQKKHVQVPSNGDMNPFARHINLQLSYTFQQANVGHGPMHMGPGPPMHGHSGGSGSSGFGSINHNNNNNNTVVSSKSSPYSRHESSFDELSEDSAIHCMQSEI